One Fusarium musae strain F31 chromosome 6, whole genome shotgun sequence DNA segment encodes these proteins:
- a CDS encoding hypothetical protein (EggNog:ENOG41), which yields MSRRDVGRRRACLECARAREKCSRNLPCLRCSTKALDCAYPQTRHKTVEASPASQTGAIAQTPDQTLISPVETVDHASQPQNVQSDLQLALPSHQTPHSQDSPFIDSAGNEQQPGFEYDLSTYDIDWDFPINWLPYDNEVETNYYSILGLDMNQSLDAGNATMIDQPVPNFPMIDAPPRRLSAVTSLSPGSGLGVSPQLSMSSGRTIPGDLYATSSNGARRPCTAKSKQLFPPPGLQGYTQLPTISQDPGLGANTLAFPDLSHIILEDEAYRESFMTELTYSKICDAFRQTCLESFMFQPHYTSADFPSLKLLEYFVKLFFEHFDPIVPLVHPHTTDLNGSWVLALAICAIGSQYTATADIHACVVPFHEFLRRTLVTQLEGSELNLPLAQALVLSQVGLLYSNGGELQKAAYERIGSLQRVITFYRCQAGRRADLSGHGEGDEDRWQGWVEDETWRRLCYFIWLLDRMGRYFFDDHQTGTFNITDLTLPHDGLWSQATSSEWIQLHRRVDTNPTLEVAISSLFRERTAKPDLGEFSRILLLHAVYQEYTTVSTYCKRSLSSWIPQNNPEPRGDETQHLQLSDSNWRNAALDCVDTLHWAANATIASLLGAEHPTVLHLHFSRVVLLVPKRAIITLAKYLRAPEELRKEAASQKEALQAEREISEWAQQDGSKARLAALHCGCFLWHVRRYAKMTFYEPPCVFWATLTLWAYSVFCSKSRRPEPRSVSPDRSDDENPTFIRLDRPNDDEMVQLFVRTGVLKAYISGVGDIYSGNAPRRILKEGRRVLEGVAGAWGRNGEYLELLQALA from the exons ATGTCGAGACGCGATGTTGGGCGGCGCAGAGCGTGTTTGGAGTGCGCTAGGGCACGCGAGAAATGTTCGCGAAACCTCCCGTGCCTGCGCTGCTCAACCAAGGCATTGGACTGCGCTTATCCCCAGACCAGACATAAAACAGTCGAAGCATCCCCAGCTTCACAAACTGGTGCCATCGCGCAAACTCCGGACCAAACGCTCATCAGCCCAGTCGAGACAGTAGATCACGCGTCGCAGCCTCAGAACGTACAATCAGATTTGCAGCTCGCGTTACCTTCACATCAAACACCGCATTCGCAAGACAGTCCTTTCATCGACAGCGCTGGTAACGAACAGCAACCCGGCTTTGAATATGATTTGTCCACCTATGACATCGACTGGGACTTCCCCATCAATTGGTTACCGTACGACAATGAGGTTGAGACGAACTACTACTCGATTCTCGGCCTTGACATGAATCAGTCGCTTGATGCCGGCAATGCAACCATGATAGATCAGCCAGTTCCCAATTTTCCCATGATCGACGCTCCACCACGCCGTTTATCAGCCGTAACATCACTGTCTCCCGGCAGCGGCCTAGGTGTTTCTCCCCAGTTGAGTATGAGCTCAGGACGCACCATACCCGGGGATCTATACGCCACGAGCTCGAACGGTGCTCGACGTCCTTGTACTGCCAAGTCAAAGCAGCTGTTCCCTCCGCCAGGCCTTCAAGGATACACGCAGCTACCCACCATATCCCAAGACCCGGGCCTTGGAGCCAACACGCTTGCGTTCCCTGATTTGAGCCATATTATCCTGGAAGACGAAGCGTACAGAGAGTCGTTCATGACGGAGTTAACGTACAGCAAGATCTGCGACGCTTTTAGACAGACGTGTCTCGAATCATTCATGTTTCAGCCGCACTACACCTCTGCCGACTTTCCGTCATTGAAGCTACTCGAATACTTCGTCAAGCTCTTTTTTGAGCACTTTGACCCGATCGTTCCTCTTGTCCACCCTCATACAACGGATTTAAACGGAAGTTGGGTTCTTGCTCTGGCGATCTGTGCCATTGGAAGCCAGTATACAGCTACAGCAGATATCCACGCGTGCGTTGTGCCATTCCACGAGTTCCTCAGAAGGACTTTGGTTACTCAACTCGAAGGATCGGAGCTTAACCTGCCGCTGGCTCAGGCTCTTGTGCTGAGTCAGGTTGGCCTGCTATACTCTAATGGTGGTGAACTTCAAAAGGCTGCTTACGAGCGGATAGGAAGTCTGCAGAGGGTCATCACGTTCTATCGATGTCAAGCTGGACGGAGAGCGGATTTGTCGGGTCATGGTGAGGGAGATGAAGATAGATGGCAAGGCtgggttgaggatgagactTGGCGTCGACTGTGCTATTTCATCTGG CTGTTAGATCGCATGGGACGCTACTTTTTTGATGACCACCAGACAGGTACCTTCAACATCACGGACTTGACGTTGCCTCACGATGGCCTCTGGTCACAAGCAACCTCATCAGAGTGGATACAACTCCATCGCCGTGTCGACA CAAACCCAACACTCGAAGTCGCCATCAGCTCACTCTTCCGCGAACGAACCGCCAAACCCGACCTCGGAGAATTCTCCcgcatcctcctcctgcaCGCAGTATACCAAGAATACACCACCGTCAGCACCTACTGCAAGCGATCTCTCTCATCCTGGATCCCCCAAAACAACCCTGAGCCTCGCGGCGATGAAACTCAGCACCTTCAGCTCTCGGACTCGAACTGGCGAAACGCTGCTCTCGATTGCGTTGATACCCTTCACTGGGCTGCTAATGCCACCATCGCGTCGTTACTTGGCGCTGAGCATCCTACTGTTCTGCATCTGCACTTTTCGCGGGTTGTGTTGCTCGTTCCGAAGAGGGCGATAATTACGCTGGCGAAGTATCTCAGGGCGCCGGAGGAGTTGAGGAAAGAGGCTGCGAGTCAGAAGGAGGCGCTGCAGGCGGAGCGGGAGATATCTGAATGGGCTCAACAAGATGGC TCCAAAGCCCGTCTTGCAGCGCTCCACTGCGGCTGTTTCCTCTGGCACGTCCGGCGCTACGCAAAAATGACCTTCTACGAACCCCCGTGCGTATTCTGGGCGACCCTGACACTCTGGGCCTACAGTGTGTTCTGCAGTAAATCCCGTCGACCCGAACCACGCAGCGTATCGCCTGATCGCTCAGATGACGAGAACCCCACGTTCATAAGACTAGATCGACCTAATGACGATGAGATGGTGCAGCTTTTTGTGAGGACGGGTGTGTTGAAGGCGTATATTAGTGGTGTGGGGGATATTTACTCGGGGAATGCGCCAAGGAGGATATTAAAGGAGGGGAGGAGGGTTTTGGAGGGTGTTGCGGGGGCTTGGGGGAGGAATGGGGAGTATTTGGAGTTGTTGCAGGCTTTGGCATGA
- a CDS encoding hypothetical protein (EggNog:ENOG41) produces MTNPDSVNAITLQQHKGTDQAWAKRALPSSDTSIVVSGGSPESRRRKRRRHGSLSRITPPSTSSSVTSSFVPSTSRSAASPSAPDPHGDERNIERQTVLLYTEQIAEIDTSQFDIATADGFYVEYLIQKQEEESHPIESHDEAQYVAFDDDDATTVIPTGPSTFEENGGFQVGIQPAKSHEVDIRSLPNEMTRTWVKPTVRFQYRTTDRRLPSPDEDCLSRT; encoded by the exons ATGACGAATCCGGATTCTGTCAATGCTATTACCTTGCAGCAACACAAAGGGACGGACCAGGCGTGGGCCAAGAGAGCCTTAC CTTCGTCCGACACCTCCATTGTTGTTTCGGGTGGTAGCCCTGAATCCCGACGCCGAAAGCGACGCAGGCATGGCAGCTTAAGTCGCATCACGCCCCcatcgacttcatcatctgtgACTTCGTCCTTTGTTCCGTCGACTTCTAGATCTGCCGCTTCACCATCTGCCCCCGACCCACATGGGGATGAGAGAAATATAGAACGCCAGACAGTGCTACTGTATACAGAACAGATTGCAGAAATCGACACATCTCAATTCGACATCGCCACAGCCGATGGGTTTTATGTCGAATACTTGATACagaagcaggaggaggagtctCATCCTATCGAGAGTCATGACGAGGCTCAATATGTGGctttcgacgatgatgatgccacTACAGTCATTCCAACAGGACCATCAACATTTGAAGAAAACGGTGGGTTCCAAGTTGGTATCCAACCTGCAAAGTCGCATGAGGTCGATATACGGTCTCTCCCCAACGAAATGACCAGGACATGGGTGAAGCCGACAGTGCGCTTCCAATACAGAACAACTGACCGACGGCTCCCATCACCAGACGAGGACTGTCTATCGAGAACATAA
- a CDS encoding hypothetical protein (EggNog:ENOG41): protein MANLVMGEFSEATTPGAWMVDFIPRLRHIPEWMPGAGFKKTAKLFRHHLLQNVQDPYQYVRDQMTNGKGDVSYVAGLIKDIHRKIDPEEESIIAWTAASMMNAGTDTTGATLLAFFAAMVIYPKVQKKAQEEISRATGGSRLPSFTDKPNLPYITAMAQEVLRWHTLAPMGFPHMTTEDDTYRGYFIPKNTLLFPAVASLTHDPEVYHDPMEFKPERYFEPYNEPSPSDLVFGFGRRSCPGRWIAEQTLFLSIAQTLAVFRIEREVDAEGREIEVGYEQLPGVISRVKPFPCRIVLRDETYRMYVE, encoded by the coding sequence ATGGCTAATCTAGTGATGGGGGAGTTCTCTGAGGCTACCACTCCAGGTGCTTGGATGGTAGACTTCATCCCGCGGCTTCGACATATTCCAGAGTGGATGCCCGGCGCTGGGTTCAAGAAGACTGCTAAACTCTTCAGACATCATCTACTGCAAAACGTCCAAGATCCTTACCAATATGTCAGAGATCAAATGACCAACGGTAAGGGTGATGTTTCCTATGTTGCTGGTCTCATCAAAGACATTCACCGCAAGATTGATCCTGAGGAAGAGAGTATTATTGCATGGACTGCAGCTTCGATGATGAACGCAGGTACCGACACCACCGGCGCAACCCTCCTCGCCTTCTTTGCAGCCATGGTTATCTACCCCAAAGTCCAAAagaaagcccaagaagaaatCTCTCGTGCCACCGGAGGCTCTCGTCTCCCTTCATTCACCGACAAGCCAAACCTTCCATATATCACCGCCATGGCCCAAGAAGTACTCCGCTGGCACACCCTCGCCCCAATGGGGTTTCCGCACATGACGACCGAAGACGATACATACCGCGGCTACTTCATCCCCAAGAACactctcctcttcccagCTGTAGCATCTCTCACGCACGATCCTGAGGTCTACCATGATCCGATGGAGTTTAAGCCAGAGCGGTATTTTGAACCGTATAATGAACCTTCACCGTCGGATCTTGTGTTTGGGTTTGGGAGAAGATCATGTCCGGGTCGATGGATCGCTGAGCAGACTTTGTTTTTGAGTATTGCGCAGACGTTGGCGGTTTTTAGGATTGAGCGGGAGGTGGATGCGGAGGGGAGGGAGATTGAGGTAGGGTATGAGCAGTTGCCGGGTGTTATTTCTCGTGTGAAACCGTTTCCGTGTAGGATTGTACTGAGGGATGAGACTTACAGGATGTATGTAGAGTAG
- a CDS encoding hypothetical protein (EggNog:ENOG41), producing MSTSIVIVISILASLSFLLVKHTLRPKKPPLPPGPKGLPLLSNIRDLPPPGTLEWPHWQSHKEKYGPITSVSVLGQNFVILHDRQVIMDLLETRAMKSASRPKLVFAGDIVGYDGVMGLMPYNRTFRMHRKLTTTQVSPRSITRFEPIQELEILRLLKRLHQDPNSQKLPDHLNQYVFLTTPEVDTH from the exons ATGTCTACCTCCATTGTCATAGTCATATCCATTCTGGCATCACTATCCTTTCTTCTCGTCAAGCATACACTACGACCTAAGAAACCTCCCTTGCCGCCTGGGCCCAAAGGCCTACCGCTCTTGAGCAACATCCGCGATCTTCCACCACCAGGAACACTAGAATGGCCTCATTGGCAAAGTCACAAAGAGAAGTACGGTCCAATCACATCAGTTTCTGTGCTCGGACAGAACTTTGTCATTCTGCACGACAGACAGGTCATCATGGATCTTCTCGAAACGCGAGCGATGAAGAGTGCTTCACGTCCTAAACTGGTCTTTGCTGGGGATAT CGTTGGGTACGACGGTGTTATGGGCTTGATGCCGTACAATCGGACCTTTCGAATGCATCGCAAACTCACAACCACGCAAGTCAGCCCCAGATCTATCACCCGATTCGAACCTATTCAAGAACTAGAGATCCTCCGACTGTTGAAGAGACTCCACCAAGATCCCAACAGTCAAAAACTTCCAGATCATCTGAACCAGTATGTGTTCCTCACAACTCCCGAAGTAGATACTCACTAG
- a CDS encoding hypothetical protein (EggNog:ENOG41~CAZy:GH127~CAZy:GH146), whose translation MSHPQSIFPHTTITPGSLLHRRRATVSKTTLHTQLKRLRETGRYDCFKLQWHQIYADKSMWPVPFHLFWDSDIAKWIEGACYFLHDEVDAEIDAAVRELVEMIRGAQQEDGYLNVHYTVVEPGKRWTNLQDMHELYNAGHLIEAALAHHQYYKNNLLLEPIEKYVALIHSTFGPGEGQLHGYPGHPEIELALFRLYEVTGNKNAYNLSRYFLEERGNHKGQHGQHYFEWESKQRGQSLYHRPDSYPEHASHWYCQAHQPILEQPTVEGHSVRAMYLLTAVADMLCIEKSSSQQLSSAPSWKDAVYRLWDNMVTKKMYLTGGIGAIKQWEGFGRDYFLPQSTDEGGCYAETCASIAVMMLAERLLHIELDAKFGDVMELCLYNNVMTAMSLDGKAFTYVNQLGSSESDKSVREEWFWCACCPPNVTRLYGSLGGYLWDFGEEKEKETFVNVHLYTNAELKFMVGEGEVILRQETDWPWDGLVKFRLTSPGAVKTTIRLRIPGWSQNQYSLDPKPSESSAHLHKGYLTLDPAYTAANPAFSLAIGNFTPRYIAPHPYTNQNTLTLARGPLVYCIEDADNAWEDNHFKDVGLKASSAVKEERLCISGTDEEYIALKTSCWRRSGKLDDAVSTPGFVVEGNGSGFDDEKEGVFVPYYIRANRGGSGHMRVGLHHVQG comes from the exons ATGTCTCATCCCCAGTCCATCTTCCCCCATACCACGATAACACCAGgctccctcctccaccgTCGAAGAGCCACCGTCTCAAAGACAACACTGCATACGCAGCTCAAGCGCCTTCGCGAAACAGGCCGCTACGATTGCTTCAAGCTACAATGGCATCAGATCTACGCTGACAAGTCTATGTGGCCTGTTCCATTTCATCTCTTCTGGGACAGCGACATCGCGAAGTGGATCGAGGGCGCTTGTTACTTTCtccatgatgaggttgatgctgagattgACGCTGCAGTGAGAGAGTTGGTTGAGATGATTCGAGGGGCGCAGCAGGAGGATGGATACTTGAATGTTCATTATACTGTCGTTGAGCCGGGGAAGCGGTGGACGAATTTGCAGGACATGCATGAATT aTACAATGCTGGTCATCTCATTGAAGCCGCACTAGCTCATCACCAGTACTACAAGAACAACCTTCTTTTGGAGCCCATTGAGAAATACGTCGCCTTGATTCACAGCACTTTTGGACCGGGCGAGGGCCAACTGCACGGATACCCTGGGCATCCAGAGATCGAGTTGGCCCTGTTCCGCTTATACGAAGTCACCGGCAACAAGAACGCTTACAACCTGTCCCGATACTTTCTTGAAGAACGAGGCAACCACAAAGGTCAGCACGGACAGCATTACTTCGAATGGGAGTCCAAGCAACGTGGCCAGAGCCTCTATCATCGACCTGATTCGTACCCTGAGCATGCATCTCACTGGTATTGCCAGGCTCACCAACCCATTCTGGAACAACCAACTGTGGAGGGTCATTCCGTCCGCGCAATGTATCTCCTCACCGCCGTAGCCGACATGCTCTGCATCGAAAAATCCAGCTCTCAACAGCTCTCCTCCGCACCAAGTTGGAAAGACGCCGTCTACCGCCTCTGGGACAACATGGTCACCAAGAAAATGTACCTCACCGGTGGCATCGGCGCCATCAAGCAATGGGAAGGTTTCGGACGCGATTATTTCCTCCCCCAATCCACCGACGAAGGTGGATGCTACGCTGAAACCTGTGCGTCCATTGCAGTCATGATGCTCGCCGAGCGACTGCTGCATATCGAGCTAGACGCCAAGTTTGGTGATGTCATGGAACTTTGCCTATATAACAATGTCATGACGGCCATGAGTCTCGATGGCAAGGCGTTTACGTATGTCAATCAGCTTGGCAGCTCGGAGAGTGATAAGAGTGTGAGGGAGGAGTGGTTTTGGTGCGCGTGCTGTCCGCCGAATGTGACGCGTTTGTACGGGTCGTTGGGGGGATATCTATGGGACTTCggggaggagaaggagaaagagacgTTTGTGAATGTGCATTTGTATACGAATGCTGAGTTGAAGTTTATGGTTGGGGAGGGAGAGGTTATTCTTCGGCAAGAGACGGATTGGCCTTGGGATGGACTCGTCAAGTTTCGACTTACGAGTCCTGGGGCGGTGAAGACCACGATACGACTCAGGATCCCAGGCTGGTCTCAAAATCAGTATTCCCTTGACCCAAAGCCCAGCGAAAGCAGTGCGCACTTGCACAAAGGCTATCTCACGCTCGACCCAGCTTACACGGCAGCGAATCCCGCCTTCTCGCTGGCCATCGGCAACTTTACACCTCGATACATCGCTCCGCATCCGTATACGAACCAAAACACTCTGACACTTGCTCGAGGTCCACTGGTGTACTGCATCGAGGATGCAGATAATGCATGGGAAGATAATCACTTCAAGGACGTTGGGCTCAAGGCTAGCAGCGCGGTTAAGGAGGAGAGGTTGTGTATTAGTGGGACGGATGAAGAGTATATTGCATTGAAGACTTCATGTTGGAGACGCAGTGGGAAGTTGGATGACGCGGTGTCTACGCCTGgttttgttgttgagggaAATGGTTCtgggtttgatgatgagaaggagggcgtTTTTGTGCCGTATTACATTAGGGCCAATAGAGGGGGGAGTGGGCATATGAGAGTTGGACTGCATCATGTACAGGGTTAG
- a CDS encoding hypothetical protein (EggNog:ENOG41), whose protein sequence is MSSSGRRHVALKLFINNQSMGQQLDNELEMYKRISASSSKHPGRSAVRELLDSFDVVGPDGSHRCLVHPPLWESMWTFLNRNPVRRLPPVVLAVTLRRLFLALDYLHTECNVIHTDIKGDNIMFGIYDDSVFTTFEEEEISDPTPRKEVDGRTIYISRELRKPKDYGAPVLCDFGSAVTGNVEHCEDIQPDIYRAPEVILEAPWSYKVDIWNAGCMIWDIFEGRHMFTGHDPEFQKYRSRAHLAEIIALLGQPPTKVLQAGKASHKFFTDTGDFRKEIELPDRTSLAEQEVSLEGERKEMFLAMMNRMLQWDPANRASAKELAEDPWITAYL, encoded by the exons ATGTCAAGTAGTGGACGTCGACATGTCGCGCTAaagctcttcatcaataATCAGTCTATGGGACAACAGCTGGATAATGAGCTCGAAATGTACAAGCGCATCTCTGCCTCTTCGTCAAAGCACCCTGGTCGCAGCGCGGTCAGAGAACTACTTGACTCGTTCGACGTTGTTGGGCCTGATGGATCTCACCGATGCCTTGTTCATCCTCCCCTTTGGGAGAGCATGTGGACATTCCTGAACCGCAATCCAGTAAGAAGGCTTCCTCCTGTGGTCCTCGCTGTCACCCTGCGTCGACTTTTTTTGGCACTCGATTATCTCCATACAGAGTGCAACGTAATACATACAG ATATCAAAGGAGACAATATCATGTTCGGTATTTATGACGACTCAGTATTCACGACtttcgaggaggaggagatcagTGATCCAACTCCACGAAAGGAGGTAGACGGCAGAACCATATACATATCACGAGAACTTCGAAAGCCCAAGGACTATGGCGCGCCAGTTCTATGCGACTTTGGTTCAGCTGTTACAGGTAATGTAGAGCATTGCGAAGATATCCAACCAGACATTTACAGAGCTCCGGAGGTCATCCTTGAAGCCCCGTGGTCATACAAGGTGGACATATGGAACGCAGGATGCATG ATTTGGGATATCTTTGAGGGCCGGCATATGTTTACAGGACATGACCCCGAGTTCCAGAAATACCGCAGCAGAGCACATCTCGCCGAAATCATCGCGCTCCTCGGTCAGCCTCCAACCAAAGTCCTTCAAGCCGGCAAAGCTAGCCACAAGTTCTTCACAGACACCG GTGACTTCCGTAAGGAGATAGAGCTTCCTGACAGAACTTCACTTGCAGAGCAAGAAGTCAGTCTTGAAGGGGAGCGAAAGGAGATGTTTCTAGCCATGATGAACAGGATGCTTCAGTGGGATCCTGCTAACAGAGCATCGGCGAAAGAGCTTGCTGAAGATCCGTGGATAACGGCATATTTGTAG
- a CDS encoding hypothetical protein (EggNog:ENOG41), whose amino-acid sequence MPEEYMSMLKSLPSEVDKVKEAVVGVATVDVSIQIGPPRHLASGILYGIPDRPNQIPDHFYKDIGFNYGRGGGSQLPWTKGYAVCLEDYKARFASALSNYRTTRKHGGEFIYLLPAAWGADGGQSDGFVYPGDDNDWTSWDAFLERTLDDVKKSDMIDGLVVDIWNEPDLTFFWNRSMEQWLELWTRSFKKIRYVNP is encoded by the exons ATGCCGGAAGAGTACATGTCCATGCTGAAAAGCCTACCATCAGAGGTAGACAAGGTCAAAGAAGCGGTTGTCGGAGTAGCAACTGTCGACGTCTCCATTCAAATAGGACCGCCTCGTCATCTCGCCTCTGGTATTCTGTACGGAATACCAGATAGACCTAATCAGATACCAGATCACTTCTACAAAGACATTGGCTTCAACTATGGTCGCGGTGGTGGATCTCAGTTGCCTTGGACCAAAGGCTACGCCGTCTGCCTTGAAGACTACAAG GCTCGCTTTGCATCGGCCCTGAGTAACTACAGAACTACTCGTAAACACGGCGGCGAGTTCATCTACTTACTCCCTGCTGCCTGGGGTGCTGATGGTGGACAATCGGACGGCTTTGTGTACCCTGGAGATGACAATGATTGGACAAGCTGGGATGCGTTTCTTGAACGGACGCTTGATGATGTTAAGAAGTCTGATATGATTGATGGCCTTGTGGTGGATATTTGGAATGAACCGGACTTGACCTTCTTTTGGAACCGCTCGATGGAGCAGTGGCTGGAGCTCTGGACTCGTTCGTTCAAGAAGATTCGGTATGTTAATCCTTAG
- a CDS encoding hypothetical protein (EggNog:ENOG41), translating into MPDTEPQAVQVSQTSDGITTITLSRPHRKNAIDGPTARKLTDAVLAFENDATQKVCIIYGAHGTFCAGFDLHEVAKWNPAQGTDNYLGPIIDPNHKVEDRNIGPIGPSRMQVNKPVISAVAGYAVAGGLELSLIGDMRIAEEDAVFGVFCRRFGVPLIDGGTVRLQAIIGLGRAMDMILTGRPVSAQEALQFGLANRVVPKGQALVEATKIAKQLLTFPQECMNVDRASCYYSVYSASSFQDALRNEFENGVKVITTESVKGAANFSSGAGRHGVFETAKF; encoded by the coding sequence ATGCCTGATACCGAGCCTCAAGCGGTTCAAGTCTCCCAGACCTCTGATGGAATCACAACCATCACCCTTTCACGGCCTCATCGCAAAAATGCCATAGACGGACCTACAGCCAGAAAGCTCACCGACGCTGTTCTGGCATTTGAGAACGACGCCACGCAAAAGGTCTGCATCATCTACGGGGCACACGGTACTTTCTGCGCAGGCTTCGATCTCCATGAAGTCGCCAAATGGAATCCCGCGCAGGGAACAGATAACTATCTCGGACCAATCATCGACCCAAATCACAAGGTTGAAGACCGCAATATCGGCCCCATCGGACCATCGAGAATGCAGGTAAATAAGCCTGTGATCAGCGCCGTGGCTGGCTACGCTGTCGCCGGAGGCTTGGAGCTCTCGCTCATAGGCGACATGCGCATTGCCGAGGAAGACGCCGTCTTCGGTGTATTTTGCCGAAGATTTGGCGTTCCCCTCATCGATGGCGGTACAGTTCGGCTACAGGCCATCATCGGCCTTGGCCGAGCGATGGACATGATTCTCACTGGAAGGCCAGTCTCGGCACAGGAGGCGTTGCAGTTTGGACTCGCGAACCGCGTTGTGCCCAAGGGACAGGCGTTGGTGGAGGCGACCAAGATTGCGAAGCAGCTTCTCACATTTCCGCAGGAATGCATGAATGTGGACAGGGCTAGTTGTTACTACTCCGTTTATAGCGCATCGTCGTTTCAGGATGCGTTGAGGAatgagtttgagaatggagtCAAGGTCATTACTACTGAGAGTGTGAAGGGCGCGGCGAATTTCAGTAGTGGAGCTGGACGACATGGCGTTTTTGAGACAGCCAAGTTTTAG